One window of the Candidatus Cloacimonadota bacterium genome contains the following:
- the coaBC gene encoding bifunctional phosphopantothenoylcysteine decarboxylase/phosphopantothenate--cysteine ligase CoaBC, with protein MKKKILLCVSGGIAAYKAIELASMLKKAGFELKTVLTESARKFVAGINFAAISGGSVHTSLFEDADPIPHIALADWADLIVVAPATANIMAKAARGMADDLLSNILLAHAKPVLFVPAMNVHMFEHPATQENMRILKERGHFIMQPETGLLACGYEGKGKYPPNQEIVYAIRCHLEYPQDLDGISVLVTAGATAEPIDPMRMITNRSSGKMGLAIARAFSLRGAKVTLIHALMDEKPPCHLQETIFAPSAQLMKDATLKAGKVADIVVKCAAVSDFKPLKASTHKIKKGANLMLDLVPTDDILAQLGKKKGKKQKLVGFAAETENLIPNARKKLESKNLDLICVNHLDTAGSDETSLSLIKAGAAKNGKPEVLTGDKFEVALCLVDRIIKL; from the coding sequence ATGAAGAAAAAGATTTTGCTTTGCGTGAGCGGTGGAATCGCCGCCTACAAAGCCATCGAGCTTGCCAGCATGTTGAAAAAGGCAGGTTTTGAGCTGAAAACCGTGCTCACAGAATCGGCTCGGAAGTTTGTGGCTGGAATCAATTTCGCCGCCATCAGCGGTGGAAGCGTGCATACATCCTTGTTTGAGGATGCCGACCCCATCCCACACATAGCTTTGGCGGATTGGGCAGACCTCATTGTGGTGGCACCCGCCACGGCAAATATCATGGCCAAAGCCGCGCGCGGAATGGCTGACGACCTGCTTTCAAACATCCTTTTGGCGCATGCCAAACCCGTTCTTTTTGTTCCCGCCATGAACGTTCACATGTTCGAACACCCTGCCACACAGGAAAATATGCGTATCCTGAAAGAGCGCGGTCATTTCATCATGCAGCCCGAAACAGGACTTCTGGCCTGCGGTTACGAGGGAAAGGGCAAATATCCACCCAATCAGGAAATTGTTTATGCCATCCGCTGCCATCTGGAATATCCCCAAGACCTTGATGGAATCAGCGTTTTGGTGACCGCTGGCGCCACCGCCGAACCGATTGACCCCATGCGCATGATAACGAACCGTTCCAGCGGAAAAATGGGTTTGGCGATTGCGCGCGCTTTCTCTTTGCGGGGCGCCAAAGTGACTCTTATCCACGCCTTGATGGATGAAAAACCGCCCTGCCACCTGCAGGAAACAATTTTCGCGCCCTCAGCACAACTGATGAAGGATGCAACCCTGAAAGCCGGCAAAGTGGCTGATATTGTGGTCAAATGTGCCGCGGTCTCGGATTTCAAACCCTTGAAGGCATCCACCCATAAGATTAAAAAGGGCGCCAATCTCATGCTGGACCTGGTTCCCACGGATGATATTCTGGCTCAGCTTGGCAAGAAAAAAGGCAAAAAACAGAAGCTGGTGGGTTTTGCCGCCGAAACAGAAAACCTTATTCCCAACGCACGTAAAAAGCTGGAAAGCAAGAATCTTGACCTCATCTGCGTGAACCATCTGGACACCGCGGGCTCTGATGAAACCAGCCTTTCCCTCATCAAAGCCGGCGCCGCTAAAAACGGCAAACCAGAGGTTTTGACCGGCGATAAATTCGAGGTGGCGCTCTGCCTGGTGGATAGGATTATCAAGCTATGA